One stretch of Chryseobacterium indologenes DNA includes these proteins:
- a CDS encoding SusD/RagB family nutrient-binding outer membrane lipoprotein, translated as MKKIFLIIGLSSLALTFTSCERDITSLNEDPKHPTEVPSGVLFASAEHALMDQMLSASVNRNISRFFTQQWSETTYPDETNYNMTARPIPGNHYNRMMASASATIPSPGVLSALRDARRFLEKEDVDPVKKKNNIAMIELVNVYAWANLVDTFGDIPYFGALKATADNPGNAEIPYDDAKTIYLDLIKRIDAAIAMMDTSVKGYDKDMIYKGDMTKWKKMANSLKFRMAVTLADVEPALAKTYAEAAFAGGLFTEKADNFGLQTFPSGLLSNPVYQDVIQSGRNDFLPSDVLVDFMNATNDPRRDVWFTKLNGAYVGGPYGDNNVFDQYSHFTDVISGENAQGFLLDYTEITFLRAEAAARNFNVGDTAANLYNQAIKASVIEYGMADPDTVAATIIANNPFNATNWKKSIGEQAWVAMFNKGFQAWNFTRRLDFPVFVNPAGSRVEGVPIRMFYPVDEYLVNSSNVKAAAAKIGGDKVTTKIFWDKF; from the coding sequence ATGAAAAAAATATTTTTAATCATAGGACTTTCTTCATTAGCATTAACGTTTACTTCGTGCGAAAGAGACATTACTTCTCTGAATGAAGATCCAAAGCACCCGACAGAAGTTCCTTCAGGAGTACTTTTTGCCAGTGCAGAACATGCTTTGATGGATCAGATGTTATCAGCAAGTGTGAACCGTAATATTTCCAGATTCTTTACTCAGCAATGGTCTGAAACAACATATCCGGATGAAACTAACTATAACATGACGGCAAGACCAATTCCTGGTAACCATTACAATCGTATGATGGCGTCAGCATCTGCTACAATCCCTTCTCCAGGAGTATTGTCTGCATTAAGAGATGCAAGAAGGTTTCTTGAAAAAGAGGATGTAGATCCTGTTAAGAAAAAGAATAATATTGCAATGATCGAATTAGTAAATGTGTATGCATGGGCTAATTTAGTAGATACCTTTGGCGATATTCCTTATTTTGGAGCATTAAAAGCTACAGCGGACAATCCAGGTAATGCAGAAATTCCTTATGATGATGCTAAAACAATCTATTTGGATCTTATCAAAAGAATTGATGCAGCTATAGCTATGATGGATACTTCTGTAAAAGGATATGATAAAGATATGATTTACAAAGGAGATATGACCAAGTGGAAAAAAATGGCTAACTCTTTAAAATTCAGAATGGCTGTTACATTGGCAGATGTAGAGCCTGCTCTAGCTAAAACTTATGCAGAAGCAGCATTTGCTGGAGGTCTATTTACTGAAAAAGCGGATAACTTCGGGTTGCAGACTTTCCCTTCAGGATTATTATCTAACCCTGTTTATCAGGATGTGATTCAGTCTGGTAGAAATGACTTTTTACCATCAGATGTATTGGTGGATTTTATGAATGCTACCAATGACCCAAGAAGAGATGTTTGGTTTACTAAATTAAACGGAGCTTATGTTGGAGGACCTTATGGTGATAATAATGTCTTTGATCAATATTCTCACTTTACAGATGTTATTTCAGGTGAAAATGCTCAAGGATTCTTATTAGATTATACTGAGATTACATTTTTAAGAGCCGAAGCTGCTGCAAGAAACTTCAATGTAGGTGATACGGCTGCTAATTTATATAACCAAGCGATTAAAGCTTCTGTAATAGAATACGGAATGGCTGATCCTGATACTGTTGCTGCTACAATTATTGCTAATAATCCTTTTAATGCTACAAACTGGAAGAAATCTATTGGAGAACAGGCTTGGGTAGCAATGTTTAATAAAGGATTTCAGGCTTGGAACTTTACAAGAAGATTAGACTTCCCAGTATTTGTGAATCCAGCGGGTTCAAGAGTGGAGGGAGTTCCTATCAGAATGTTCTATCCTGTTGATGAATACTTGGTAAATAGCAGCAATGTTAAAGCTGCTGCTGCTAAGATTGGTGGTGATAAAGTAACTACAAAAATCTTTTGGGATAAATTTTAA
- the argS gene encoding arginine--tRNA ligase, whose protein sequence is MNIKDIIEQKLSEVILNVYQLKDIKLEIQENKTEFEGDFTIVTFPLVKQLKKNPESIGVELGEALTEQTDLFESFNVIKGFLNVKVKNQLFVDNFKSVHDGFSTIDKKNATVMVEYSSPNTNKPLHLGHIRNNLLGFSVAQILKEAGYDVIKTQIINDRGIHICKSMLAWEKFGNGETPETTNTKGDKFVGNYYVEFDKNYKKEITELVAQGATEEQAKKDAPIIKEAQKMLLDWENGDETVRNLWAEMNSWVYKGFNETYKRLGVDFDQVQYESNTYILGKDLIQAGLDKGVLYQKEDGSVWCDLTDEGLDQKLLLRSDGTSVYMTQDLGTAVERFKQNNIQKLIYTVGNEQDYHFQVLFKILKKLGYEWADQLFHLSYGMVELPEGKMKSREGTVVDADDLMQEMYETAKSKAQELGKLENLSEEDKEVSYETVGLGALKYFMLKVDPKKKMLFNPAESIDFNGNTGPFIQYTYARIQSLLTKAEFEYKETVDVVLNQFEKELIMQLANFKTVVAKSAETLSPALVANYVYDLVKSYNSFYQNNPILNQDDENIKQFRLNVSDLTAKTIKKSLELLGIGTVNRM, encoded by the coding sequence ATGAATATTAAAGATATTATAGAACAAAAACTTTCAGAAGTCATTTTAAATGTATATCAATTAAAAGACATCAAACTGGAAATTCAGGAAAACAAAACGGAATTTGAAGGCGACTTTACGATCGTTACTTTTCCGTTGGTAAAACAGTTGAAGAAAAACCCTGAAAGTATTGGGGTTGAATTAGGCGAAGCCTTAACAGAGCAAACAGATCTATTCGAAAGCTTTAATGTTATTAAAGGGTTCCTTAATGTTAAAGTTAAAAACCAATTGTTTGTGGATAACTTCAAATCTGTACATGATGGTTTTTCCACGATAGATAAGAAAAATGCTACAGTAATGGTGGAATATTCTTCACCAAATACCAATAAGCCCCTACACTTAGGACACATCAGAAATAATCTATTAGGGTTTTCGGTTGCTCAGATCTTAAAAGAGGCCGGTTACGACGTGATCAAAACTCAGATCATCAATGACAGAGGAATTCATATCTGTAAATCGATGTTGGCTTGGGAGAAATTCGGAAACGGAGAAACTCCTGAAACCACGAATACGAAAGGAGATAAATTTGTTGGAAACTACTATGTAGAGTTTGACAAAAACTATAAAAAAGAAATTACTGAACTTGTAGCTCAGGGAGCAACAGAAGAGCAGGCTAAAAAAGATGCTCCGATCATAAAAGAAGCTCAAAAAATGCTTCTGGATTGGGAGAATGGTGATGAAACAGTAAGAAACCTTTGGGCAGAAATGAATTCTTGGGTATACAAAGGATTCAATGAAACTTATAAGAGACTTGGAGTTGATTTTGACCAGGTTCAGTATGAAAGCAATACCTATATTTTAGGAAAAGACCTTATCCAGGCTGGTTTGGATAAAGGAGTGCTATATCAGAAAGAAGATGGCTCTGTTTGGTGTGATCTTACCGATGAGGGACTTGACCAAAAGCTATTACTACGTTCTGATGGTACTTCTGTGTATATGACTCAGGATTTAGGAACAGCTGTAGAGCGTTTTAAACAAAACAATATTCAGAAACTTATCTATACAGTAGGAAATGAGCAGGATTATCACTTCCAGGTTCTGTTTAAAATCCTGAAAAAATTAGGATATGAATGGGCAGATCAGTTATTCCACCTTTCTTACGGAATGGTTGAATTACCGGAAGGAAAAATGAAATCCCGTGAAGGAACTGTAGTAGATGCTGATGACTTAATGCAGGAAATGTATGAGACCGCAAAATCTAAAGCTCAGGAGCTGGGGAAGCTGGAAAATCTTTCTGAAGAAGACAAGGAAGTCTCTTACGAAACCGTTGGATTAGGAGCTTTGAAATATTTTATGCTAAAAGTTGACCCTAAGAAAAAAATGCTTTTCAACCCTGCTGAAAGTATTGATTTTAATGGAAATACAGGACCATTTATTCAATACACTTACGCTCGTATCCAGTCTTTATTAACTAAGGCTGAATTTGAATATAAAGAAACAGTTGATGTGGTATTGAATCAGTTTGAAAAAGAACTCATCATGCAATTGGCCAACTTTAAAACCGTTGTAGCTAAGTCTGCAGAGACACTAAGTCCTGCTTTGGTTGCTAATTACGTGTATGATCTTGTAAAATCATACAATTCATTCTATCAGAATAACCCTATTCTGAACCAGGATGATGAAAATATCAAGCAATTCCGTCTGAATGTATCAGATCTTACCGCAAAAACGATTAAAAAATCGTTGGAGTTGCTGGGAATTGGAACTGTAAATAGAATGTAA
- a CDS encoding T9SS type A sorting domain-containing protein, translating into MIGDAKAQTIVLNTQELNNSSVTDPVSDKFNFTAQKEGTGQLYSAIGSLVRNIPFKKGNNRIDISSLEKGVYFVKIDGKSYKIIKK; encoded by the coding sequence ATTATTGGGGATGCCAAAGCACAGACTATTGTTTTAAATACTCAAGAGCTTAATAATTCTTCGGTTACAGATCCTGTTTCAGATAAATTTAATTTTACTGCTCAGAAGGAAGGTACTGGCCAACTGTATTCTGCAATTGGAAGTTTGGTGAGGAATATCCCATTTAAAAAAGGAAATAATAGAATAGACATTTCATCTCTTGAAAAAGGAGTTTATTTTGTTAAAATAGACGGTAAGTCTTATAAAATAATTAAAAAGTAA
- a CDS encoding bacteriocin-like protein, with translation MKNLKKITKTTLKKITAGDAPCCEPWGQCPNGYKQCQEWGACVPKYVDCGG, from the coding sequence ATGAAAAATCTAAAGAAAATCACGAAAACTACCCTTAAAAAAATTACCGCCGGAGATGCTCCATGCTGTGAACCATGGGGACAATGCCCTAATGGCTACAAACAATGCCAGGAATGGGGAGCTTGTGTACCAAAATATGTAGATTGTGGTGGATAA
- a CDS encoding YihY/virulence factor BrkB family protein, with product MINNIKFFWEVLKDTFTEWNSSSASKDSASLAYYAIFSIPGLLIIIIWVLGNFFGEEAIRGQISTQISGIMGPDVAKSIEGMLAGALIDKKNIFMKAVGVGALVFGSTTLFFQLQHTLNSLWDVESAPKKAFLKFLLDRANSLGMILILGFLLMITMILSSLISLFNKIITQYFGFETYLLVETVNFSIGFGLVMLLFALMFKVLPDVQITWKSVWRGAFLTTILFTLGKFLLSLYFNQVKPTSAFGAAGTVILIMMWINYSCMLIFFGAKFTKVYTYKKGYEVILSKHARWTPAKLYADSLMQMNDKHNTDSKES from the coding sequence ATGATTAATAACATTAAATTTTTCTGGGAAGTCCTCAAGGACACGTTTACAGAATGGAACAGTTCTTCTGCATCCAAAGATTCAGCAAGTTTGGCTTATTATGCCATTTTTTCTATCCCGGGATTATTAATCATTATTATCTGGGTGCTAGGAAACTTCTTTGGTGAAGAAGCTATCCGGGGGCAGATCAGTACCCAAATCAGTGGCATTATGGGACCGGATGTAGCCAAAAGTATCGAAGGAATGCTTGCCGGAGCTTTAATTGACAAAAAAAATATTTTCATGAAAGCTGTAGGAGTTGGAGCCTTGGTTTTTGGTTCTACTACTCTATTCTTTCAACTTCAGCATACTCTGAATTCGCTTTGGGATGTAGAATCTGCCCCTAAAAAAGCCTTCCTTAAATTTTTATTGGATAGGGCTAATTCTTTAGGAATGATTTTGATTCTTGGATTTCTGCTGATGATTACCATGATCCTATCTTCATTAATCAGTCTTTTTAATAAAATTATCACCCAATATTTTGGATTCGAAACCTACCTTCTTGTTGAAACCGTCAATTTTTCAATAGGCTTTGGACTTGTCATGCTTTTATTTGCCCTAATGTTTAAAGTACTTCCTGATGTACAAATCACCTGGAAATCTGTTTGGCGAGGAGCTTTTTTAACAACAATATTATTTACGCTGGGAAAATTTTTACTGAGTCTTTATTTCAACCAGGTTAAGCCTACTTCAGCATTTGGTGCTGCCGGAACCGTTATTCTGATTATGATGTGGATTAATTATTCCTGTATGCTCATATTTTTTGGTGCCAAATTCACGAAAGTATATACCTATAAAAAAGGCTATGAAGTCATTCTCTCCAAACATGCAAGATGGACTCCTGCCAAACTGTATGCAGATAGCCTGATGCAAATGAATGATAAGCATAATACAGACAGTAAAGAATCATAA
- a CDS encoding lipocalin family protein produces MRLVVGILLLLGVASCSSDEANVIVQEVQINGSWTPYKYEYRGKDVQLNDCDRKGQLVINADFSGVYERYAIVEPTGNCNKVESYPGKWSYDKMNHILTLTYTEAGTSKTLVKEVDTFSETELRISDNSKNLDNVPGNDEGILVFRKG; encoded by the coding sequence ATGAGGCTTGTTGTAGGAATCCTTCTTTTATTGGGAGTTGCATCATGTTCAAGTGATGAAGCAAATGTTATTGTTCAGGAGGTACAGATTAATGGAAGCTGGACACCATATAAATACGAATACAGAGGTAAAGATGTGCAACTCAATGACTGTGATCGTAAAGGGCAGTTAGTGATTAATGCAGATTTCTCTGGAGTATATGAAAGGTATGCTATTGTAGAGCCAACCGGTAACTGTAATAAAGTTGAATCTTACCCAGGTAAATGGAGTTATGATAAAATGAATCATATTCTTACCCTTACCTATACAGAAGCAGGAACTTCTAAAACATTAGTAAAAGAAGTTGATACATTCTCAGAGACTGAACTCAGAATATCTGACAACAGTAAAAATTTAGACAATGTACCTGGAAATGATGAAGGAATATTAGTTTTCAGAAAAGGATAA